One genomic window of Salvia miltiorrhiza cultivar Shanhuang (shh) chromosome 4, IMPLAD_Smil_shh, whole genome shotgun sequence includes the following:
- the LOC131021351 gene encoding phospholipase A2-alpha-like → MAYSPLILLIAFGFFTLQLHALNIGLQANAGLSLFKQCSKTCESMFCEAPPFLRYGKYCGLLYTGCPGEQPCDRLDTCCMHHDQCISKMGNDYLSQQCNKEFLKCVDSFKRSRAASFKGNTCDVDDVIKAINNAMKAAIVAGRVFGKP, encoded by the exons ATGGCTTACTCACCACTAATTCTCTTGATTGCTTTTGGGTTCTTCACTCTTCAACTTCATGCTCTCAACATCGGTCTTCAAGCAAATGCAGGTCTCAGCTTG TTCAAACAGTGCAGTAAAACATGTGAATCAATGTTCTGTGAAG CTCCTCCATTTTTACGATATGGGAAATATTGCGGGCTCTTGTACACTGGATGCCCAGGAGAGCAGCCGTGTGATCGCTTAGACACTTGTTGTATGCATCATGATCAATGCATATCCAAGATGGGAA ATGATTACTTGAGCCAGCAATGCAATAAAGAATTCCTGAAATGTGTGGATTCGTTCAAGAGATCGAGGGCAGCCTCATTCAAAGGCAACACGTGTGATGTTGATGATGTTATCAAAGCCATTAACAATGCCATGAAAGCTGCTATCGTTGCAGGAAGAGTTTTTGGTAAACCTTAA
- the LOC131021353 gene encoding uncharacterized protein LOC131021353, translating to MSMIKYILKSPCTKPFTTLLVGPPEIYQEPPKSTAASDAATGDAFVDIMVSEFNKTEINLRGLTENRSPTFLSTANPCLDFFFHIVPDTPPQSLTHRLKLAWDQDPLKALKLVCNLRGVKGTGKSDREGFYTAALWLHDRHPKTLAGNVAAFADFGYHKDFLEILFRILQGPNARASAKEIGEKWKAWKSAKDVWEEMKLLGDCDTDSHLLFMRQSVKAKLMWARKGLQPGKITREEKRLKMARTVVNRYNEDPHFNFLHDKVSDLFAQRLRSDMEMLKSGKLNKISLAAKWCPSLDSSFDKITLLCETIAKKVFPRAEYAEYEGVEEAHYAYRVRDRLRKEVLVPLRKALELPEVYIGANDWGSLPYKRVASVAMKTYKSKFFKHDEERFKEYLEKVKSGKAKIAAGALLPHEIIASLNDEDDGGEVAELQWKRMVEDMAKVGKLSNCLAICDVSGSMCGIPMEVSVALGVLVSELSDEPWKGKLITFSANPQLQRVRGESLKEKTEFVRRMEWGMNTDFQKVFDVILKVAEKGKLKAEEMIKRLFVFSDMEFDEASMNPWETDYEAIVRKYREKGYGECVPEIVFWNLRDSRATPVPANQAGVALVSGFSKNLMKIFLEEGGVMDPVAVMEAAIAGKKYQQLVVLD from the coding sequence ATGTCAATGATCAAATACATTCTCAAAAGCCCTTGTACAAAACCCTTCACCACTCTTCTCGTTGGACCACCGGAAATCTATCAAGAACCACCCAAATCCACTGCCGCCTCCGATGCTGCCACGGGCGATGCTTTCGTCGACATTATGGTCTCAGAATTCAACAAAACAGAAATCAATCTGAGGGGCCTCACGGAGAACCGTTCTCCGACGTTTCTATCGACGGCAAATCCGTGTTTGGATTTCTTCTTCCACATCGTCCCAGACACGCCACCCCAATCCCTCACCCACCGCCTCAAGCTCGCGTGGGATCAAGATCCGCTCAAGGCACTGAAGCTCGTTTGTAATCTCCGCGGAGTCAAAGGCACCGGAAAATCTGATAGAGAAGGTTTCTACACCGCCGCGCTGTGGCTGCATGACCGCCACCCCAAAACCCTAGCCGGCAACGTGGCCGCCTTCGCGGATTTCGGGTACCACAAAGATTTTCTCGAGATCCTTTTTCGGATTCTTCAAGGCCCCAACGCGCGAGCATCGGCGAAAGAGATAGGGGAGAAGTGGAAAGCTTGGAAATCGGCCAAGGATGTGTGGGAGGAGATGAAGTTGCTAGGGGATTGTGATACAGATTCACATTTGTTGTTCATGAGGCAAAGTGTGAAGGCGAAGTTGATGTGGGCTAGAAAAGGTCTGCAACCGGGGAAAATTACCCGCGAAGAGAAGAGGTTGAAAATGGCAAGGACTGTTGTCAACAGGTATAATGAGGATCCCCATTTCAATTTCTTGCACGACAAAGTCTCCGATCTCTTCGCGCAGCGGTTGAGATCGGATATGGAGATGCTGAAATCGGGGAAATTGAACAAGATCAGCCTCGCCGCGAAATGGTGCCCCTCTCTGGATTCGTCGTTTGACAAAATAACCCTGCTGTGTGAAACCATAGCGAAGAAGGTGTTTCCGAGGGCGGAATATGCAGAGTATGAAGGCGTGGAGGAGGCGCATTACGCGTATCGCGTGAGGGATAGGCTGAGGAAGGAGGTGCTGGTGCCGCTGCGGAAGGCGCTGGAGCTGCCGGAGGTGTATATCGGGGCCAATGATTGGGGATCTCTGCCTTACAAAAGAGTGGCGTCTGTGGCTATGAAAACATACAAGAGTAAATTCTTTAAGCACGATGAAGAAAGATTCAAGGAGTATCTTGAGAAAGTGAAGTCCGGCAAAGCCAAGATCGCTGCAGGCGCATTGCTTCCTCATGAGATAATCGCGTCGTTGAATGACGAAGACGACGGCGGTGAAGTCGCGGAGCTTCAGTGGAAGAGAATGGTGGAGGACATGGCCAAGGTTGGGAAATTGAGCAATTGCCTTGCAATCTGTGATGTTTCCGGGAGCATGTGTGGGATCCCGATGGAGGTTTCGGTGGCGCTAGGAGTTCTGGTGTCGGAGCTGAGCGATGAGCCATGGAAGGGGAAGCTAATCACCTTCAGCGCAAACCCTCAGCTCCAGAGAGTGAGAGGGGAAAGCTTGAAAGAGAAGACTGAGTTTGTGAGAAGAATGGAGTGGGGGATGAACACTGATTTCCAAAAGGTGTTCGATGTGATACTGAAAGTGGCGGAGAAGGGGAAGTTGAAGGCGGAGGAGATGATAAAGAGGCTGTTTGTGTTCAGCGATATGGAATTCGATGAGGCTTCAATGAATCCGTGGGAGACGGATTATGAGGCGATCGTGAGGAAATACAGAGAGAAGGGATACGGAGAATGTGTGCCGGAGATTGTGTTTTGGAATTTGAGGGATTCGAGGGCGACGCCGGTGCCGGCAAACCAGGCGGGGGTGGCGCTTGTGAGCGGCTTCTCCAAGAATCTGATGAAGATATTTCTTGAGGAGGGTGGAGTGATGGATCCGGTGGCGGTGATGGAAGCTGCGATTGCTGGTAAAAAATATCAGCAGCTGGTTGTGCTGGATTGA